One Micavibrio aeruginosavorus ARL-13 genomic window carries:
- a CDS encoding DUF502 domain-containing protein, with translation MTTEQPQTPPDQPQEREPFHLSVFAKIRGYFLAGILVTAPISITLYLTWVFLKFIDSKVSAIIPAHYYPETAVPGLGLIIAVAFFITIGWFARNFMGRVVINISEYIVDRMPVIRTLYGATKQVFETVMGAQSQAFREAVMFQYPRPGIWAMGFVTGTTKGEVQRLTDDEVVNVFLPTTPNPTSGFLLFIPRKDLIFLEMNVEDAIKMIVSGGIITPSDPTLNPPQPKNGNGKKK, from the coding sequence ATGACCACTGAACAACCGCAAACACCCCCCGATCAACCGCAGGAGCGTGAACCGTTTCATTTGAGCGTGTTTGCAAAAATTCGCGGTTATTTCCTCGCGGGTATTCTGGTTACGGCACCGATTTCAATTACGCTGTATTTGACCTGGGTGTTCCTGAAATTTATCGACAGCAAAGTGTCGGCGATTATTCCTGCACATTATTATCCCGAAACCGCCGTGCCGGGGCTGGGGCTGATTATTGCGGTTGCGTTTTTTATCACCATTGGGTGGTTTGCGCGCAATTTCATGGGCCGTGTGGTCATCAATATCTCTGAATATATTGTTGATCGTATGCCTGTTATCCGAACATTATACGGTGCGACGAAACAGGTTTTTGAAACGGTGATGGGCGCGCAATCGCAAGCCTTTCGCGAGGCGGTCATGTTTCAATATCCGCGCCCCGGTATCTGGGCCATGGGTTTCGTTACGGGCACGACAAAGGGGGAGGTGCAGCGTTTGACCGATGACGAGGTGGTGAATGTATTTTTGCCCACCACGCCAAACCCGACATCCGGCTTCCTGTTGTTTATTCCGCGTAAAGATTTAATTTTCTTAGAGATGAATGTTGAAGACGCCATCAAAATGATTGTGTCTGGTGGCATCATTACGCCATCGGATCCCACATTAAACCCGCCGCAGCCCAAAAATGGAAACGGCAAGAAAAAATAA
- the cysK gene encoding cysteine synthase A: MTEFRGKIYDSVIDTIGATPMVRLKRLSEKYGVTADIVAKLEFFNPLGSVKDRIGFAMIDAAEAAGDITPGKTVLIEPTSGNTGIALAFVAAARGYRLILTMPESMSVERRKMLKLLGAELVLTPADKGMKGAIAKADELKAEYPDSFIPGQFDNPANPAIHERTTAEEIWNDTDGMADILISGVGTGGTLTGVSRVLKERNPGFKTVAVEPAASPVLSGGEPGLHKIQGIGAGFVPSILQTDLIDKIIKVENDDAVKMARDVAKIEGLPVGISSGAALWAAIQVARDPANAEKMIVVIIPSFAERYLSTVLFEGLE; this comes from the coding sequence ATGACCGAATTTCGTGGAAAAATTTATGACTCGGTTATCGATACGATCGGCGCAACGCCGATGGTGCGTTTGAAACGACTGTCAGAAAAATATGGTGTGACCGCCGACATCGTGGCCAAGCTGGAATTTTTTAATCCGCTGGGATCGGTCAAGGACCGGATCGGCTTTGCCATGATTGATGCAGCCGAAGCGGCGGGGGATATTACCCCGGGTAAAACCGTTTTGATAGAACCCACATCGGGTAATACCGGAATTGCGCTGGCGTTTGTGGCCGCCGCGCGCGGATATCGGTTGATTTTGACCATGCCCGAAAGCATGTCTGTGGAACGCCGGAAAATGCTGAAATTACTGGGCGCGGAACTGGTCCTGACCCCGGCGGATAAGGGGATGAAGGGCGCGATTGCCAAGGCGGACGAATTGAAAGCCGAATATCCCGACAGTTTTATTCCCGGGCAATTCGACAACCCCGCAAACCCCGCCATTCATGAACGCACAACGGCGGAAGAAATCTGGAATGACACGGATGGCATGGCCGATATCCTGATTTCCGGTGTGGGAACGGGGGGGACGCTGACCGGTGTGTCGCGTGTGTTGAAGGAACGCAATCCCGGTTTCAAGACCGTCGCCGTTGAACCGGCGGCCAGCCCGGTTTTATCCGGTGGGGAACCGGGCCTGCATAAAATTCAAGGGATTGGGGCCGGGTTCGTGCCGTCCATCCTGCAAACCGATTTAATTGATAAGATCATCAAGGTTGAAAATGACGATGCCGTTAAAATGGCGCGTGATGTGGCAAAAATTGAAGGGTTGCCTGTGGGCATTTCTTCTGGCGCGGCCCTGTGGGCGGCCATTCAAGTGGCTAGGGATCCGGCCAATGCCGAAAAAATGATCGTCGTTATCATTCCGTCTTTCGCCGAACGTTATTTGTCGACGGTGTTGTTTGAGGGCTTAGAATGA
- a CDS encoding L-histidine N(alpha)-methyltransferase, protein MRSLSDADILHALRKKEENRFLNDSIDLFSGCRTGHMNPYAFNEPKTNDDPVRGGEHWGRFVNTSRDYYLISEEAQLIQNFSAEIGAILPPNALCVDLGPGEEKAVLTKTFPILTGMFNPSGYVAVDVNNKFIHNASTLVQDKLQIESSGILADFFEETLSIAARTPKVMVLFGGLLCNLGRGKTPSLIELSNSLKKLRKHAQTGDYLVITQDINHNQTTLNAAYNHPDLARYIMTLTHRIQRDLPTRDFNPDHFEFYSEWDSAEHVQILGARAKALSTFQIADHAFAIRKGTKIPLVNCYKFPAEFFLRACHSAGFKAVKTFHGTSDRIILHVLQAV, encoded by the coding sequence ATGAGGAGCCTGAGCGATGCAGACATTCTCCACGCCTTGCGTAAAAAGGAAGAAAATCGCTTCCTGAATGACAGCATCGACCTTTTTTCAGGTTGCCGTACCGGGCATATGAACCCCTACGCCTTCAACGAACCCAAAACAAACGACGACCCCGTGCGCGGTGGCGAACATTGGGGCCGTTTTGTAAACACATCACGTGATTATTATCTAATCAGCGAGGAAGCACAGCTGATCCAGAATTTTTCCGCCGAAATTGGTGCCATATTGCCCCCCAACGCCCTGTGCGTTGACCTAGGCCCCGGCGAAGAAAAGGCCGTTCTTACAAAAACATTCCCCATTTTGACCGGCATGTTCAACCCATCGGGATATGTGGCCGTTGATGTGAACAACAAGTTCATCCATAACGCCTCCACCTTGGTGCAAGATAAACTACAAATTGAATCCAGCGGCATTCTGGCCGACTTTTTTGAAGAAACGCTGAGCATTGCCGCACGCACACCAAAAGTTATGGTTTTGTTCGGCGGCCTCCTCTGCAATCTGGGTCGCGGTAAAACACCGTCCTTGATTGAATTATCAAACAGCCTGAAAAAACTGCGCAAACATGCGCAAACGGGTGATTATCTGGTTATTACACAGGATATTAACCACAACCAAACAACATTGAACGCGGCCTATAATCACCCCGATCTGGCGCGGTATATCATGACACTGACGCACCGTATTCAACGGGATTTGCCAACGCGGGATTTTAATCCCGATCACTTTGAATTCTATTCCGAATGGGATTCCGCCGAACACGTTCAAATTTTGGGCGCGCGCGCAAAAGCACTCTCAACCTTCCAAATTGCCGACCATGCCTTCGCAATCCGCAAAGGAACGAAAATCCCGCTGGTCAATTGTTACAAATTCCCGGCAGAATTTTTCCTGCGCGCTTGTCACTCCGCCGGATTTAAAGCCGTTAAAACATTCCATGGCACATCCGACCGGATTATCCTGCACGTTCTTCAGGCAGTTTAA
- the recG gene encoding ATP-dependent DNA helicase RecG, giving the protein MTSQPEHAETASPPKSIGRPFALDPLFRPLTALSGIGPRNGKLLEKLVGGPKILDLLWHKPIDFIDRRYAPTLAEALPGKTATLTLRVEKHIPNTRRNLPYRVRCKDDTGSIDLVFFNAHKDYIEKNMPLGATIIASGKVEAYQGQLQMVHPDALGALEDKDSIATIEPIYALTAGVTNKAVRKAINSALPAVPCLPEWQDAAYFARQHWPVWDDALRTLHNPPGENGLSPLHPARARLAYDELLANQLALSLVRYRQRKVNGRIYNTNGPHRARVLAAVPFELTGAQKQSLVEIDADMGSDERMLRLLQGDVGSGKTVVAALSMMNAIDTGAQAALMAPTEILARQHAQSLKPWLDAAGVRFVILTGRDKGKARDLLLQQIASGAAQVVIGTHALFQDDVIFSDLGLAVIDEQHRFGVHQRLQLASKGKGVDTLVMTATPIPRTLTLTAYGDMDVSRLNEKPPGRKPVDTRLMSQDKLDEMIDGIARQIAAGARVYWVCPLVEESEVMDLAAAEERFDILQARFGDRVGLVHGRLKPQEKDEVMEKFARGDLSILVATTVIEVGVNVPEATIMIIEHAERFGLAQLHQLRGRVGRGGDKSFCFLLYSGPLSDNGKARLATMRDTEDGFLIAEKDLELRGSGDILGTKQSGLPTFRLADLSAHAELLATARDDARLIIDKDPDLKGPRGNALRHLLYLFERDQAIQYLRSG; this is encoded by the coding sequence ATGACCAGTCAGCCCGAACATGCCGAAACCGCCTCGCCGCCCAAATCCATCGGGCGGCCCTTTGCGTTGGACCCGCTGTTCCGGCCCCTGACCGCCCTGTCCGGGATTGGCCCGCGCAATGGCAAGTTGTTGGAGAAACTGGTTGGTGGGCCGAAGATCCTCGACCTGCTCTGGCACAAGCCCATCGATTTTATTGATCGGCGGTACGCACCCACATTGGCCGAGGCCCTGCCCGGCAAAACCGCCACGCTGACCCTGCGCGTTGAAAAGCACATACCGAACACACGGCGCAACCTGCCCTATCGCGTGCGATGCAAAGATGACACCGGGTCGATTGATCTGGTGTTCTTTAACGCGCACAAGGATTACATTGAAAAAAATATGCCGCTGGGTGCAACCATTATCGCCAGCGGCAAGGTCGAGGCGTATCAGGGCCAATTGCAGATGGTCCACCCCGACGCCTTGGGCGCATTGGAAGACAAAGATTCAATCGCCACCATCGAACCCATCTATGCCCTGACCGCTGGTGTAACGAACAAGGCCGTGCGCAAGGCGATCAATTCCGCTCTGCCCGCCGTTCCATGCTTGCCGGAATGGCAGGATGCTGCCTATTTCGCGCGTCAACATTGGCCGGTGTGGGATGATGCGCTGCGGACATTGCACAACCCGCCCGGCGAAAATGGATTGTCACCCCTGCACCCGGCACGGGCGCGGTTGGCCTATGATGAATTGCTGGCCAACCAATTGGCGTTGTCATTGGTGCGGTATCGCCAACGCAAAGTGAATGGCCGCATTTACAACACCAACGGCCCCCACCGCGCCCGCGTTTTGGCCGCTGTTCCGTTTGAATTAACCGGGGCGCAGAAACAATCCTTGGTCGAAATCGATGCCGATATGGGCAGCGATGAACGCATGTTGCGCCTGCTCCAAGGTGATGTGGGCAGTGGCAAGACCGTTGTTGCCGCCCTCTCCATGATGAATGCGATTGATACGGGCGCACAGGCGGCCTTGATGGCCCCCACCGAAATCCTCGCCCGCCAGCACGCGCAAAGCTTGAAACCATGGCTGGATGCGGCGGGCGTTCGCTTTGTTATCCTGACTGGGCGTGACAAGGGCAAAGCCCGCGATCTGCTCCTGCAACAAATCGCCAGTGGCGCGGCGCAAGTGGTGATTGGCACCCATGCGTTATTCCAGGATGATGTGATTTTCTCTGATCTTGGCCTCGCCGTCATTGACGAACAACATCGCTTTGGCGTGCATCAGCGTTTGCAACTGGCGTCCAAGGGAAAAGGTGTTGATACGTTGGTGATGACGGCCACGCCGATCCCGCGCACGCTGACCCTCACCGCCTATGGCGATATGGATGTCAGCCGATTGAACGAAAAGCCGCCGGGACGAAAACCCGTGGATACGCGGTTGATGTCGCAAGACAAGCTGGATGAAATGATTGACGGCATCGCCCGCCAGATTGCCGCCGGAGCCCGTGTTTATTGGGTTTGTCCGCTGGTCGAAGAATCAGAAGTGATGGATCTGGCCGCCGCCGAAGAACGGTTTGATATTCTGCAGGCCCGCTTTGGCGACCGTGTCGGCCTTGTCCACGGGCGATTGAAGCCACAGGAAAAAGACGAGGTAATGGAAAAATTCGCGCGCGGCGACCTGTCCATCCTTGTCGCCACGACGGTGATTGAAGTGGGCGTGAACGTCCCCGAAGCCACCATTATGATTATCGAACACGCCGAGCGGTTTGGCTTGGCGCAATTGCACCAATTGCGTGGGCGTGTGGGCCGTGGCGGTGACAAATCATTTTGCTTCCTGCTCTATTCCGGTCCCCTCTCCGACAATGGCAAAGCACGCTTGGCCACCATGCGGGATACGGAAGATGGCTTCCTGATCGCGGAGAAAGATCTGGAACTGCGCGGCAGTGGCGACATTCTCGGCACCAAGCAAAGCGGCTTGCCCACCTTCCGTCTGGCCGACCTGTCGGCCCATGCGGAATTGCTGGCCACCGCCCGGGATGATGCCCGATTGATTATCGACAAGGACCCCGACCTGAAAGGCCCGCGCGGCAACGCCCTGCGCCACCTGCTTTATCTGTTTGAAAGAGATCAGGCAATTCAATACCTTAGATCCGGTTAA
- the cysE gene encoding serine O-acetyltransferase, whose amino-acid sequence MKVMTGLQDFIRSIRDRDAACPTWAEVVFCYPGFHILTIFHPLAHFLWAHKLRALARFWMYVGRWITGIEIHPAAKIGKNVFIDHGTGIVIGATATVGDDCVIYHGVTLGGTGHGPQCGKRHPDIGNNVMIGAGAQVLGPISVGDNAAIGANSVVTRDVPPGATVVGIPARITGQKDKDTEVYYGLPIGDGDTDDNRVSVRVMAEKWKGSGI is encoded by the coding sequence ATGAAGGTGATGACGGGATTACAGGATTTTATCCGGTCCATCCGGGATCGCGATGCCGCGTGCCCGACATGGGCCGAGGTTGTATTCTGCTATCCCGGCTTTCATATCCTGACGATCTTTCATCCGTTGGCGCATTTTTTATGGGCGCATAAACTGCGTGCCCTGGCGCGGTTTTGGATGTATGTCGGGCGGTGGATAACGGGCATTGAAATCCACCCGGCGGCCAAAATCGGCAAAAATGTCTTCATCGACCACGGTACGGGTATTGTGATCGGTGCCACCGCAACGGTGGGTGATGATTGCGTTATTTACCACGGCGTTACGTTGGGCGGCACGGGCCACGGCCCGCAATGTGGCAAACGCCACCCCGATATCGGCAATAACGTGATGATTGGGGCAGGGGCGCAAGTCCTGGGCCCGATCAGCGTTGGCGACAACGCCGCAATCGGCGCCAATTCGGTTGTCACGCGCGATGTTCCGCCGGGCGCCACGGTCGTCGGCATCCCCGCACGCATCACGGGCCAGAAAGATAAAGACACCGAAGTCTATTACGGCCTTCCCATCGGCGATGGTGACACCGACGACAATCGTGTGTCAGTCCGCGTGATGGCGGAAAAATGGAAGGGTTCGGGGATTTAA
- a CDS encoding helix-turn-helix transcriptional regulator, whose product MAITADQIRAARALKNWSQADLAERVDMATPSIGNIESGKHNPTPQTQAAIIEAFEDAGIEFIDGGVRVKKHTVEILTGKEGFLEFYDDVYAEIKKSKEKTVCVSNVDERKFVEWQGDQLGEHSERMLKLGVRYQILIEHGDTFFPASNYADYRWMPKNTFYTVPFYIYGDKLGMMVFGDEPRIYVLNEPEIAASYRKQFEEIWKKSEVPQK is encoded by the coding sequence GTGGCCATTACCGCAGACCAAATCCGCGCCGCCCGGGCCTTAAAAAACTGGAGCCAGGCCGACCTCGCCGAGCGGGTCGACATGGCCACGCCGTCCATTGGCAACATCGAATCCGGCAAACACAACCCCACCCCCCAAACACAGGCCGCCATTATCGAGGCGTTTGAAGATGCGGGGATTGAATTTATTGATGGGGGTGTGCGCGTTAAAAAACACACCGTTGAAATCCTGACTGGGAAAGAAGGCTTTCTCGAATTTTATGACGATGTGTATGCGGAGATAAAAAAATCAAAAGAAAAGACGGTCTGCGTCAGTAATGTCGATGAGCGTAAGTTCGTTGAATGGCAAGGTGACCAGTTGGGCGAGCACTCTGAGCGTATGTTGAAACTCGGTGTTCGCTATCAAATCCTGATTGAACATGGCGATACGTTCTTCCCAGCATCCAATTATGCCGATTATCGCTGGATGCCTAAAAATACGTTTTATACGGTCCCCTTTTACATTTACGGCGACAAGCTGGGCATGATGGTCTTTGGCGACGAGCCGCGCATCTATGTTTTGAACGAGCCGGAAATCGCAGCATCCTATCGCAAGCAATTTGAAGAAATCTGGAAAAAATCGGAGGTTCCGCAGAAATGA
- a CDS encoding succinate dehydrogenase assembly factor 2, with protein sequence MNTQAPEHVDDLRRRLMYQSDHRGTKEMDIILGRFARDYVPDFSAEELADYANVLQLNDVDLYNWVTGQATPPANVVTPVLRKLLDHQPFDR encoded by the coding sequence ATGAACACGCAAGCCCCCGAACATGTTGACGATCTGCGCCGCCGGTTGATGTATCAATCCGATCATCGCGGAACCAAGGAAATGGACATTATTCTGGGCCGTTTTGCTCGGGATTATGTGCCCGACTTTTCGGCCGAGGAACTGGCTGATTATGCCAATGTCCTGCAATTGAACGATGTTGACTTGTATAACTGGGTCACGGGACAAGCCACGCCCCCGGCCAATGTTGTCACCCCGGTTCTGCGAAAACTGCTGGATCACCAGCCGTTTGATCGCTGA